Genomic window (Spirochaetota bacterium):
GTCGGCTCATTGATGATGCGAAGCACATTGAGCCCGGCGATGCGCCCGGCGTCCTTGGTGGCCTGGCGCTGTGAGTCGTTGAAATATGCGGGAACGGTAACGACCGCATCGGTGACCTTTTCGCCGAGATAATCCTCGGCCGTCTGTTTCATCTTCTGGAGCACGCGCGCCGATATCTCCGGCGGCGAATAATCACCGTCGGTGGTCTTCACCTTCGGCACGCCGTTATCGTTCGTCACTTTGTACGGTACGCGGCTCATCTCTTCGGAGACCTCATCGAAGCGGTTGCCCATGAAGCGCTTGATCGAATATATCGTGTTCTCCGGATTCGTTATCATCTGGTTCTTCGCCGGCTGGCCGACGAGTTTTTCGCCCTTCGACGTGAAGGCGACTATCGACGGCGTCGTGCGCGCGCCCTCGGAATTGGTGATAACGACCGGTTTGCCGGCCTCCATGACCGCAACGCATGAATTCGTCGTTCCCAGATCGATGCCGATTACTTTACCCATGGTTCCACTCCTTTTCGTAGACCTTTAATTCGATTGCCCTTCCGCCGCCGGTTGAGCCGGAGCGGCGATCGTTCCCGCTGCAGCACCTGGTGCGCCTGCAGGAGGATCATTTTCCGCCGCCGGTGCTTTCGGGCGGCCGATACGGACCTTCGAAGTCCGTATCACATCATCGTACATTTTGTAGCCTTTTTGATATACCTCGATGACCTTTTCGCGGTCATAGGAATCCGCTTCCTCAAGGCTTATCGCCTCGTGGACGTTCGGGTCGAATTCCGCATTGATGGGATCGATCTCCTTGACGCCGTGCCCTTCGAGAAAGCCGATAAGGCGCTTGTGTATCATC
Coding sequences:
- a CDS encoding nucleotide exchange factor GrpE → MDDKIKEEKEDPAKAKEDPIVDLMVAKQEIEEMESRLRDYEDIAKRSRAEAENMRKRFEKEKSEFLKYANKRLIVQMLDFLDDFERALKADMKDVKHFHDGVSMIHKRLIGFLEGHGVKEIDPINAEFDPNVHEAISLEEADSYDREKVIEVYQKGYKMYDDVIRTSKVRIGRPKAPAAENDPPAGAPGAAAGTIAAPAQPAAEGQSN